The following coding sequences are from one Bacillus mycoides window:
- a CDS encoding ATP-binding protein — protein sequence MNQVEFPVKYFHENLIFNQDGSCWAYYEAYGIPYEFRGDDDKNTLFMRQLGLFWNFDEEKHLLMIPVYQNFQEKADEFKETVSGELKELAIDHTDDVVHELERKFGKNAVEYRYFIGVKLKVRHIQEGFKEMLYTAFHTFKNTAEQFGLLGDTKILKTDLEMFKREASAFKNKIRKHLAVRALETNETQWIILKNFYRTLEAPVTAGWTPPVQNDDSAIIPNQESLLRLSEAEFDVKGRHIEMSQIGTDGLEYPAYMSFLSTSKIPYTMEFPDQEWMYMIQNIDFPIELSVRTENINHRKALSKLNKKKKDLEDQEMHARENAQTVGLNVYEGVQEATELQALIQKTRMPLVKTSVSFCICAEDLDTMRRNTNSLISIYREMMIELVRPYGDQFLLFNEHIPGARRYVNDYIHFMEPGVLAAGMFGATQDLGDNIGFYIGTTGILNKAVYMTPSLAATNTVANQKTSALSVAVTGSTGSGKSFGTNLIVYLAVLGGAQTLIVDPKGERGNWTEDLHGLEGKVNVITLGTDRRDEGKLDPFIIHKHSRKDAIELAMTILTFITGIKPDNSEKFPRLASAVEFVAGMEEPCLTAVSQYLEDSEDKVEQQLAAHIQAFENLSFAHLIFGDGTNRDIELDTAVNIIQIQHLDMPDIQKDPKDYTLQENLSVSMLMSLSSFARKFFQKDPTKFKIVLLDEAWAIMGTSQGRELARKLVREGRALNSAVYFATQSASDLGDETFKNNIGMKFSFRNTDSKEISSILDFFGLPDNEENHAIITNLETGQCLFQDIQGRTGVVTMDVVFKDLYDAFDTRPNARKNYRKSNDDEKQEVNATFVEGGGEKINVGVS from the coding sequence ATGAATCAGGTTGAATTTCCAGTCAAATACTTTCACGAAAATTTGATTTTTAACCAAGATGGCTCTTGCTGGGCGTATTATGAGGCATACGGAATACCATACGAGTTCCGAGGAGATGATGATAAAAATACCTTATTCATGCGTCAACTTGGCTTGTTTTGGAATTTTGATGAAGAAAAGCACCTCTTAATGATTCCTGTTTATCAGAACTTCCAAGAAAAAGCAGATGAATTCAAAGAAACAGTAAGCGGTGAATTAAAAGAACTTGCAATTGATCATACAGATGATGTCGTACATGAGCTAGAACGAAAATTTGGTAAAAATGCAGTAGAGTACCGATATTTTATTGGCGTGAAATTAAAGGTAAGACACATACAAGAAGGGTTTAAAGAAATGTTGTACACAGCATTTCATACCTTTAAAAACACTGCAGAACAGTTTGGGTTACTTGGTGATACCAAAATACTAAAAACTGATTTGGAGATGTTTAAAAGAGAAGCTAGCGCTTTTAAAAATAAAATAAGAAAACATTTGGCTGTAAGGGCTCTAGAAACTAATGAAACGCAATGGATTATATTAAAAAACTTCTATCGCACATTAGAGGCGCCAGTAACTGCTGGATGGACACCTCCCGTACAGAATGACGACTCTGCAATCATACCAAATCAAGAAAGCTTATTACGATTATCCGAAGCAGAATTTGATGTTAAAGGAAGACATATTGAAATGTCCCAGATTGGTACCGACGGGTTAGAATATCCAGCATATATGAGCTTTTTATCTACATCTAAAATCCCATATACGATGGAGTTTCCAGACCAAGAGTGGATGTATATGATTCAAAACATAGATTTCCCTATTGAATTAAGTGTCCGTACAGAAAACATAAATCATCGTAAAGCACTATCTAAACTAAATAAGAAGAAAAAGGATTTAGAAGATCAAGAAATGCATGCAAGGGAAAATGCACAAACTGTTGGATTAAACGTGTATGAAGGTGTTCAGGAAGCTACTGAGCTACAAGCCCTCATACAAAAGACACGTATGCCGTTAGTAAAAACATCAGTATCTTTCTGTATATGTGCCGAAGATTTAGATACAATGCGTCGGAATACAAATTCACTCATTTCTATTTATAGAGAGATGATGATTGAACTAGTAAGACCATATGGAGATCAGTTTCTCCTGTTTAATGAACATATCCCTGGGGCAAGAAGGTATGTAAATGATTATATACACTTTATGGAACCTGGAGTACTTGCGGCCGGTATGTTTGGAGCAACACAAGATTTAGGGGATAATATCGGGTTTTATATTGGAACAACTGGTATTTTAAACAAAGCAGTCTATATGACACCTTCTCTCGCAGCAACAAATACCGTTGCAAATCAAAAAACAAGCGCACTTTCAGTTGCAGTAACAGGAAGTACTGGTTCCGGTAAATCATTTGGAACGAACTTAATTGTTTACTTAGCTGTACTTGGAGGAGCTCAAACTCTGATAGTCGATCCGAAAGGTGAGAGGGGGAACTGGACAGAAGATTTACACGGTTTAGAAGGTAAAGTAAACGTAATTACACTAGGGACTGATAGACGAGATGAAGGAAAACTAGACCCATTTATCATTCATAAACATAGCCGAAAAGACGCAATTGAGTTAGCAATGACAATTCTTACTTTCATTACAGGTATTAAACCTGATAACTCGGAAAAATTCCCACGCTTGGCTTCTGCTGTAGAATTTGTTGCAGGAATGGAAGAGCCATGCTTAACGGCTGTATCTCAATACCTTGAAGATAGTGAGGATAAAGTGGAACAACAATTAGCCGCTCATATTCAAGCATTTGAGAATTTATCATTTGCACACTTAATCTTTGGTGATGGAACAAATAGAGATATCGAACTTGATACAGCAGTAAATATCATACAAATTCAGCATCTTGACATGCCAGATATTCAAAAGGATCCGAAAGATTATACCTTACAGGAAAATTTATCTGTTAGTATGCTGATGTCTCTATCTTCTTTTGCAAGAAAATTCTTTCAAAAAGACCCTACTAAATTCAAAATTGTTTTATTGGATGAAGCATGGGCAATTATGGGGACTTCTCAAGGGCGAGAGTTAGCCCGTAAGCTAGTTCGTGAAGGTCGTGCCTTAAACTCTGCAGTATACTTTGCTACTCAAAGTGCAAGTGACCTTGGAGATGAGACATTTAAGAATAATATCGGTATGAAGTTCTCATTCCGTAATACCGACAGTAAAGAAATTTCTTCAATCTTAGATTTCTTTGGATTACCTGATAATGAAGAAAATCATGCGATTATTACTAATTTAGAAACAGGACAATGTTTATTCCAGGATATTCAGGGAAGAACAGGCGTTGTCACAATGGATGTAGTGTTCAAGGATCTATACGATGCATTCGATACAAGACCAAATGCAAGAAAGAATTATAGAAAGTCAAATGATGATGAAAAGCAGGAAGTTAATGCAACCTTTGTCGAAGGAGGGGGAGAAAAAATAAATGTAGGAGTGAGTTAA
- a CDS encoding CD3337/EF1877 family mobilome membrane protein: protein MKKFITLLLLVCTFVLAFNLLFKAAPVYADEEPRPSLLDDIIPKSKEKLKYEEYPPSSYGIDIYTPEGGFGESLKFWKWGDKVKEQMVAVLFSLISIGWTLNLAVSTFVTSMVGQSMSLNIVADVGDKLGDVISKAAGFNGSWGTGIYSELIGLMLAFLACWVIWVGFVERRQSEMLGGLLKALGILVFTLGFFANSSYIIKGLNNFSEQTNKTVLDATQSIAGTKEGYSSGVDSITDLTHTLLIKQPYTLLQFGTTDMKKIGDERIKKMLTTTNTDERQKLLEHEVKDENNKILELDATFERGALVLLLFVINGPLWVVLCLCSMAMLFYQLMFIIVALMSPVMLLMALVPAWTGTAKRFLAELFRTLLMKVAIGFLITLMFWVSSILFSATDKYGYLVVAALQVLSFLGVWLYRKTIFDAITTVPANAGAARASDAMSNIRQKYRDVRRGSKTVGRGVAVAGAAGVTSAAVAGKMGKSGYSKFKQLKENYADRKEKVADGKRKEKEQMQAEKEKNINQMKKEENLGVRDRKGNQEQERVKEEVAATKENPELAVRGKHEDNNPEIQQAELKDKEEDVKADVKPVAQSNEELNNKEEDVKAQVRPVANQNNGGLENKQEDVKAEAKPVATIKTPTGQTKSMDGKSITTPQSGTTPSPANPMDGKPITTPQSGTTPSPANPMESKPITTPQSGTTPSPANPMESKPITTPQSGTTPSPANPMESKPITTPQSGTTPSQPKPIESKPVTTSHVSTPQKQVEVKPERFNVFLIIVPVEIMEQAIVTLVKK, encoded by the coding sequence ATGAAAAAGTTTATTACCCTATTGTTGTTAGTTTGTACATTCGTATTAGCATTTAATTTACTATTTAAAGCAGCACCAGTATATGCAGATGAGGAACCCAGACCATCTCTTTTAGATGATATTATTCCAAAGAGTAAGGAAAAATTAAAATATGAAGAGTACCCTCCAAGTAGCTATGGGATTGATATTTATACACCAGAAGGTGGATTTGGTGAATCTCTTAAATTTTGGAAATGGGGAGATAAAGTAAAAGAACAAATGGTCGCTGTATTGTTTAGCCTCATTAGTATTGGATGGACTCTTAATCTTGCAGTTAGTACTTTTGTAACAAGTATGGTTGGGCAATCTATGAGTCTTAATATAGTGGCCGATGTTGGGGATAAATTAGGAGATGTTATTTCAAAAGCGGCAGGATTTAATGGTTCCTGGGGTACTGGTATTTATAGTGAACTAATAGGCCTTATGTTAGCTTTCTTAGCTTGCTGGGTTATATGGGTTGGATTTGTAGAGCGACGTCAATCAGAAATGTTAGGCGGCTTATTGAAAGCTTTAGGTATTCTAGTTTTTACATTGGGTTTCTTTGCAAACTCAAGCTATATCATTAAAGGTCTAAACAATTTTTCCGAACAAACAAATAAGACAGTTCTTGATGCTACTCAAAGTATTGCGGGAACTAAAGAAGGTTATTCAAGTGGTGTAGATTCCATTACCGATTTAACACATACTCTATTAATTAAACAACCTTATACATTATTACAATTTGGTACAACAGATATGAAGAAAATTGGTGATGAAAGAATTAAAAAGATGCTAACAACTACTAATACTGATGAGAGACAAAAGCTTCTAGAACATGAAGTGAAAGATGAAAATAATAAAATTCTGGAATTAGACGCTACCTTTGAACGTGGTGCATTAGTACTATTACTTTTTGTAATTAATGGACCATTATGGGTGGTTTTATGCTTATGTAGTATGGCGATGCTATTCTATCAATTGATGTTCATCATTGTGGCTTTAATGTCACCAGTAATGTTATTGATGGCTTTAGTACCTGCGTGGACTGGGACAGCTAAGAGATTTTTAGCTGAGTTGTTTCGAACACTGCTTATGAAAGTTGCAATTGGCTTTCTTATAACTTTAATGTTTTGGGTTTCTTCAATCTTATTTAGCGCAACTGATAAGTATGGTTATTTAGTAGTTGCTGCATTACAAGTACTTTCGTTCTTAGGTGTTTGGTTATATCGTAAAACAATTTTCGATGCAATTACTACAGTACCAGCAAATGCAGGGGCAGCAAGAGCTTCAGATGCTATGAGTAATATTAGGCAGAAATATCGTGATGTTAGACGTGGATCTAAGACAGTTGGAAGAGGTGTAGCAGTAGCTGGCGCCGCGGGTGTTACAAGTGCTGCGGTGGCAGGGAAAATGGGTAAATCAGGCTATAGTAAGTTTAAACAGTTAAAAGAAAACTATGCAGATAGAAAAGAAAAGGTAGCAGATGGTAAACGCAAGGAAAAAGAACAAATGCAAGCAGAAAAAGAAAAAAATATTAATCAAATGAAAAAAGAAGAAAATTTAGGTGTTCGCGATAGAAAAGGAAATCAGGAGCAAGAAAGGGTTAAGGAAGAAGTAGCCGCAACTAAAGAGAATCCAGAATTAGCAGTACGAGGGAAACATGAAGATAATAATCCTGAAATACAACAAGCAGAACTAAAAGATAAAGAAGAGGATGTAAAAGCGGATGTTAAACCAGTAGCGCAATCAAACGAGGAACTAAATAATAAAGAAGAAGATGTAAAAGCTCAAGTTAGACCGGTAGCAAATCAAAATAATGGTGGACTTGAGAATAAGCAAGAAGATGTAAAGGCGGAAGCAAAACCAGTAGCAACAATTAAAACACCAACGGGTCAAACAAAATCAATGGATGGCAAATCGATCACAACACCACAGTCAGGAACAACACCATCACCAGCGAATCCGATGGATGGCAAACCGATCACAACACCACAGTCAGGGACAACACCATCACCAGCGAATCCGATGGAAAGTAAGCCAATCACAACACCACAGTCAGGAACAACACCATCACCAGCGAATCCGATGGAAAGTAAGCCAATCACAACACCACAGTCAGGAACAACACCATCACCAGCGAATCCGATGGAAAGTAAGCCAATCACAACACCACAGTCGGGAACAACACCATCACAACCGAAACCGATTGAGAGTAAACCAGTCACTACTTCACATGTAAGTACGCCACAAAAACAAGTAGAGGTAAAACCGGAGCGATTCAATGTTTTTTTAATAATTGTTCCCGTTGAGATTATGGAGCAAGCTATCGTGACGTTAGTAAAAAAATAG